TAATTGTGCGATTACTGCTCTTCATTATTAGACTTTTGCACAAAACACTTTTAACCATTAGTTATTATGATGAAAACAGTCTCTAAATCCTacgaaatgaaatttatcTAACGTTAAATACTAGCTATGATGTCGAGGATTCTTTGTTTGGTGTGCGCTGGTCTCAGAATTGTGAAAATCAAGTCTACGCTTGCTGTGGTGATGGTTCTTTGAGACTATTTGATTTGACTATGCCCTCTAAGCCCATCCATAAATGGAAAGAGCATAAAGCGGAGATTGTCGCAATAGACACAAATACGGTTGATCGAAGAATTGTAGTTACGGGCTCCTGGGATGGGACTATCAAATTATGGTTAGGCAATTTGCCTAACAGTGTGCAGACGCTCAACAATGGTTCGAATTCAAGGATTCTTACAGTTGCTACACATTATAGCTCTCCAAATTTACTCGGGTATACATCAAGTGATGGATTATGCAAATTTTGGGATTTCCGGTCTTCCGATAAATTTATGTCCATTGAAATACCGAATCAAATTACTTGCATGAATTGGAGCAAGTCTAATCATCGTATGGTTTACACGGCCGACAATAACAATCTGGTTTACTGTTACGATATCGCGAATTTAAAGACGCCTCTGTCCGTATTGTCTGGTCACCAACTTGCTGTTCGAAGTATAAAATCGTCCAATTCCGCCCATGATCTTTTGGCTACAGCAAGTTACGATATGACTTCTCGAATTTTTGACCCGGAACAGCACTCTTGCATAAGAAAAGTTGATTTGCATTCTGAATTTGTCCGTGATGTTGATTGGAGTGATTTCGGCGATGGATCTTGGATTGCAAGTGTTGGTTGGGACGAATCTTTGTATATATGGAACGCATTTTAAGTTGCTGctgtttttaatttaagaTTTTATTACACTGATTCAAAGACGAAATGTTCGAACGCTCGGAATAAATTCGTTGTGCACATGTTCACCTTGGATTATATCACCAGAAAACAGCGAttacaaattatttttacgaTAGTTTAGGTAGCTCAAGtgaaaaatttagtaaCTAGAGTAATTATAATATGATTTTTGGCATTTGGCATAAAATGAGAAAGGGTTGTTTGCAATGCctacaaaaatttcttttttttgtaactACTATTGCGTAGCTTTGACTTGTATATTAATGCGCTATTGTTTAGGAAATATAAAGCGACTCAAAGTGCTTTACCTTCCTTTGTACTGACCACCTGGTAATTTCCTCCATGATCCACCACCAGTAAcgtttatttattaatgttCATCAAGAGATCCGATTACGCCTCTGCttacttgaaaattaaagaagcaAGTGTATCTGGTGGATGCACAGTTCAGCTCTTTGTTGCTTTAGACCCAGACGCGCTTTGTGCATGCAAGCTATTGTCCACACTTTTGAAAGGCGATTTTATTTCACATAAAATTAGGCCTGTATCGGGCTATCGAGACCTTGAACaagcaaataaaactttGCTAGAGCAAAATGAAGAtatcaaattcattataCTTTTGAATTGTGGAACGATGGTGGATCTAAATAATTATCTTGTTTCTATGGAAGACGTATCTATCTATGTAATTGATTCTCATAGGCCGCATAAtctaaataatatatacattgaaaacaatatttttgttttcgaCGATGGAGATATTGAAGAAGACATGAATAAAATTCATGATGCTTGGTATGCATTTAATTCGCATGAGCTAtcagatgaagaaaattccGATTCCAGTAATGAGCGAGAGGAGGAAGTCGAAGATGACAACCGATCTGTGGAATCTTACAGCTCATCCGATTATCAAGCACGAAGTCGTAGGCGTTTTTCAGAGGAAACGACGCAACGTCGAGCTGAAATTAAggagaaaaggaaaaaacgGAAAGAGTTCGCCTCTATCCTTTCTGAATATTATGAGAAAGGAAGTTGGTACGGCGAGTCAATTACCAATATCCTGTTTGCAGTAGCATCCATGCTTGGACGTGAGGATAATGACATGTTGTGGTTAGCGATTGTTGGGCTCACCTGCTTGGAAATTCACTGCCAATcctcaaaaaaatacttcaaTAGGTCCTATTCTTTATTGAAAGATGAAGTCAATCGCTTGAACCCTTCACCActtgaaaatcaaatagTCGGTCGCGCACATGGTAAGACACCCCATGATCAGTCAATTCGGCTTGAAGATGAATTTCGTTTTATGCTAGTAAGACATTGGAGTCTTTATGATTCTATGCTTCATTCTGCTTACGTTGGTTCGAGACTTCACATTTGGAGCGAGGAAGGACGCAAACGACTACATAAGCTTCTTGCAAAAATGGGACTCAGTCTGGTGGAGTGTAAACAAACTTATATTCACATGAACatggatttaaaaaaaactttgaaaagtaGTCTTAAAAGATTTGCACCGTTTTATGGTTTAGACGATGTGATATTCCATAGTTTTACTCGGACTTATGGATTCAAATGTACACTTAGTGCAAGTGACGTTTCTTATGCTATCAGTGCATTATTAGAAATGGGTAATACAGGTGTTTTGCTTCAAAGCAAAACTGTCGCTCGAAGCCCGGATATGACGGAGGAAGAATATTTGGAGAAGTTTGAAAATGCTCAAAATCAAGAATGGTTGCACAATTTTTATGATGCATACGACGCCTTGGACGATGTCGATTCATTAGAAAGAGCATTGAAGTTAGCAATGCACTTACAAAGAGCCATTGTTCGTACTGGAATCACCttacttgaaaaaagagCCATTAAAACGTTGAGATCTTTTCGTTTTGGACTTATCAACGAAGGACCAGAtctgaaaatatttatgcATCCCCTTGCGTTAACAAAGATGAGTCTTTGGATTGCTGAAGCTATTAATGTAAGTGTCTATTGATTTTAACGTTTGACTAACACTTGAAGGAGCAAGAACGAGAATTTGGAAAGCTTAGACATCTTCCTCTTGTTTTAGCAGCTTTTgtagaggaaaaaaataggTACTTAATAGTTGGAACTTCTACTTCCGCTTTTACTAGCAATGAAGATGACGATGATGACGACGGTCATGGACACAATCGTTTTGGAGTTGCATTTCAAGAGGTTGCAAACATGACATCTGCTACTTTGCAAATGGACTGTTTTGAAGCAAGTGTGATTGAGTGTCAAAAAAGTGACCTCGGGgtttttttagaaagtCTGTCCTTCAAAACACTATTATAAAGATTGGGTAAATAATGGGAATTTTgctaataaagaaaatattaattcaTCTAATTAAAATTACACGTAAATAAGTATGGATATCAACTGATGTAAGAACTATTTTCCACACCAGCAATTGTTTGGCCGTTCAGATTGTATACAAAtgtgttttaaatttggtACAGCGATTGAGAGCTTCCTAAATACTTCATTACGAACCACGTTTAAATCACCGTCTATGCTCACCTGAATATGGAGTATTCCATACACTTCACCTCTTTCGTTTGTCCAGAACTTAGGGTTGGATAAACTGATAACGGAGTTACTTAAACTGATGTTCGACAAACACTGCTTCAATAAATATTCCGATTCTGGATCAGTCACAGAGAGCAAATTCTTCGCCGAATCTTTAATTAATGGAAGTACAGAAACAAATATTAATGCAGCAATTATTAGAGATGCCAAAGGATCAAAACCGGTCCATGAAAACCACTGTATTAATATAGTAGAGACAATAACTCCAACAGAGCCCATAGTATCTGCGATAATATGCAGAAATATGCCATGCATATTATGATTTTCATGGTGATGATGACAGTGATGATCATTGTCTAAATTCTGGAGACTTATGCTTTCATGGTCGCATTTTTCATTGTATTTATGGATGTGATCATGATTGTGGTTATGCTCATGGTGATGTTCCTGACTATTCTCATGGGTATGTTCATGTTGGGATACGTGATCGTCATTCGTATAGCCCATTTTCTGGGCTTCAAcattatctttttcttcttcaaactcttcaaaaatatttatatcaTTTGTAGTGTTAGGCAGACACATACTATGATTACTATGGGAATGATGGTGATGAGACCCATGATCATGATTATGCCCATGATTGAACGCTAGGATACCTACCAAATTCACAACAAGGCCCAAAAAACTAACCAACAACAATTGGTCGGTATTCATTTGGGGCGGATGAAATAACCTATATAATGCCTCGCCGACGatagaaaatgaaatcaaaactaaaaaaataccatTAGTGAAACCCGAAAGAGCCTcaatttttgcaaatccAAAGGGGTAAGCATAATTTAGAGGCATCTTGGCAAGCGTCGTAGCAACTAAACCGACAAGAATAGCAATACAGTCAAAAGCCATGTGAATTGCGTCTGAAATAAGCCCCAAAGAATTTGTCCAAAGACCATAAATAACTTGCACAAACATATaagaaacatttaaaaggaagaaataaaatatgctTCTTGACTCTTTATCGGCAAGCACTCCATTCACTATGAAATCATTGTAAAGTCGGTAAATACGGCTGTTGTCAGGAAGCTTCAAGTTTGCTGTTATAGAAGAaccaattttaaagaagcaaaatCCTACTTGATAGAGGCATGATATGATCTTGATAGAATTTTGAGAAGCTGTCTTGTTAATAATGGCAGAAATTAGGGCcataattaaagaaatatcGAATTTTCCCAAGTAAAATTGAATTCTGGCAATTCCATCCCAATtgatgcaaaaaatttgcataaaacaaagaatgGTAAAACGAGTGACTGATAGATTGATTGTTCCAAGCGGAAGGACATTAAATTGAATGAGACAAGCCACAACgatagaagaaaaaaggaatgccaattccttcttttcaaacTTCTCTTTGTTCACAAGGTAAAAGACTCGAATGAAGACACCAAGaagtatataaaaaacgCTGGCATAAAAAACGGAATAAGAACATTGGAAATAACCCAACAGTATTAGGATATGATTAATGACAAAAAGACATATTGGAAATGCTATATAGTTCTTCAAATTAGCAGATCTGGCATTAAATGGTGTAGGATCGTTacgaataaaaaataatttgaaagcTAGCAATAACAAACAAGTCGTGTCTAGAGTTCCAAGTACAAAGGCACCTAAAGTTATGAATACCATCGATAAAGAAGCGATTATTACATTTAATAACTGAAAAGGTTGGAACGAAAATGAATAGATGCCCAAATATTGAGTAGTAAAGCTGACAAAAGCAAAGATGCCAAAAATAAGGTAAAATGGAATCGACATGGTATTGACTTCAAGACCAGAACCAGTAATGGAGAATGCACAAATTACAGAAAACCATCCTAGTGTTTCAGATGATAGCAAAGATTTACTCGAAATGAGCGAtaacaaatctttttttttagctgCAGCAATTGAATCAGAACTTGTCTTTTGGTCGTCTTTTAAAACAGGAAAAGAAGGGAACCTATTGGTTCTCTCGAACGCAGAAGAATTaacattcatttttgtCGTCAGGAACACCCAAAAGCTGTGGTTgactattaaaaaattgaatgatTAACAAAACTTAACtaaagaataaagaaaacaaaataaagagTAATCctgttttgaaatttaaatcCTGAGTTGGATGTGAAAGTGCATTAAGTTAATTTGACAAAGTTAATAAGTGGTCTTAACTATTTAAAATCAAACGTTGAAAGTTATTAAAAGCGTCTTATAGTCAAACTTCTGTTTAACTAAATTTGAGATATTCTAAATCGAACATGAAATGGTTGTAGTTGTCAAAAAGACCTAACACGCTAAATTAAGTCAACCAACACAAACACAGTCTTTATACATTCGAGATTTTAAGATAATATAAGATTGATGTTTAAAAGTAAGCACTCGTAcagtttcatttttagtAATTCATGTACAACCCCTCATAATCTCACTTAGGTGCGAAGCAAATCCACAATAACAATGTGCAATATTCGTAAATTCTTGAGTTATCCAAGATCTGTAGAAAATGTCGCAAAGCAGACAATATAACTTCTTGttaattcaataaaatatttttgagagTTTTTTCCTTGAAAATAGGTCAAAGTAATTTTGTAATCTGCTAACAAAATACGCACTATCCAGCATTGAAAATTGCTTGTCTTGTACCAACTCGATACGTTGATAAGGAAAAGGAGGAGTTTAAGATGGGTCGTAAGCATTATtctagtaaaaaaaatgttagtacgaaattaatttattttttatcttacTAATGTGTATTAAATAGAGGTCTAAAAAAGGGGAGTTTGTAAACTGGGATTTAATTGAGAGAAAGTGAGTCATGACTTCAGATTATGTTTACTTACTAGATAGAAAtgaaaactttgaaaagtaCTACAGGCTTCAGAAATTAGTGACGGAGGATGACTTTATccttttaaagcaaaagcttACTGAACAACTCCCGACAACATTTCGAATAACTGCATCGATTCCGTAagtaaaaacattattattttttgtttctaatcattttaaaagtCATGCTACTCAAGTTCGTGATTATTTTATAGAACACTACTATCCACTCATTGAGAATGCAAGAACTGAGGATGCGAAAATCCCCTTGCCAGTTTCACTTCCATGGTATCCTGATGGAATGGCTTTTATGCTGGACATTTCTAAGGAAGTTATTCGAAAAAGCCCTCATCTCAAGGCACTTCAAGAATTTCTTGTACTTGAAACAGAAGCGGGTGACATAAACAGGCAAGAATCTGTAAGTATGGTTCCACCATTACTTCTTAATGTAGAGAGTCACCACAAAGTTTTGGACATGTGTGCGGCGCCTGGTTCTAAGACAGCTCAATTACTCGAGGCACTTCACAAACCAACTAAGAAAGAAGATATTACTACTTTGTTGCCTTCAGGAATTGTTATTGCAAATGATAGTGACAATAAAAGAGCGCATATGCTTGTACATCAGATTAAGCGATTAAATTCTCCAAATGTGTTAATTGTTAATCACGATGCTTCCTTTTTGCCGAATTTCCATCTATCTTCTCCCGACGGTAAAAAGTTCCTTAAGTTTGATCGTATCCTTGCTGATGTCCCATGCTCTGGAGATGGAACctttagaaaaaacattGCTTTATGGAATGAGTGGTCTTTGAAAACAGCTTTAGGGCTTCACGCGACACAAATTAAGATTTTAATGAGAGGTTTACAACTGTTGGAAAAAGGAGGAAGATTGGTGTATTCAACATGTTCATTAAATccaattgaaaatgaggCAGTGGTTTCTGCTGTCTTGAATGCTACCCGAGGTTCTGTAAGGTTGGTGGATGTTAGTTCGGAGCTTCCTCAGTTAAAACGTAGTCAAGGTGTTGATAACTGGGTAGTTTGTGATTCCGATCTAAATATTTATCCTTCATTTGATACCTTGCCAAAGGAGCTTTACGAAAAAATGCCTCCTACTTTATGGCCACTACCAAAGAAAGAACTTGCTGAGCTgaatattcaaaattgcTTACGTATTTATCCACATTTCCAAAATACTGGAGGCTTTTTTGTTGcagttttagaaaaatatgaaaatcTTACTAGCTCTATGAAAACTGCCGTCGACGATAACAAGGTTTTTTTACGAGAACAAAAGTTGCCAAGTGAACAAGCATCAAAAAAACGTAAACAAGATACTCAAGAAACATCTTCGGATTCAAAATTAGCCGAAGTTAAaccaaaaggaaaaaatggGGGCAATCGATTTCACGAATTGGATCCTTTCGTGTATATAAAAGAGGACGATCAAGCTCTCGAGAAAATCTATAAGAAGTTTGGCATTGATGAAGCTATCATAAAGAAGAATCAGTTTTTCGTTAGAAATGTCAATGGTGTCCCTACGAAAGCCATTTATATTTCCAACGATCTTTTCAGAAACGTAATTGAGAACAATCGTAATCGTGTTAAATTCGTGCATGGTGGtctcaaaatttttgtgaGACAAGATTTTGGAAGTCTTTCAAGAGAGATAGCAGAAAAAAACGGTACTTGCGTTTTTCGAGTTCAAAGCGATGGAGCGAATCTTGCTTCTCATTTTATCGCTGAAAGCTGTTTGTTTCATACTACATTATCTGATTTGTTCATTTTATTAGACCATGAAGCCGTGACCATTGACGATTTTCCTGAAGACAGTTTGTTCAGGAAAGAATATAACCATTTGGATCTTGGAAGCACTCTACTCCATGTTGATTTggcaaaagaagaaagcgTTATAAAGAAGCAAGTCTACATACCTTTATGGAAAAGTGTGCGTATTTGCAACGTTTTGTTATCGAATTCAGAAAAAAGGTAAGAACATGATATATACGCAGAACCTATTCTAACCAAAACAGGACATTAAAATTACAGATAGAAGGGCCACAGAGTTCAATACACAAACATAACACTTGAACCTGAAGTGTCAATACTACGAGGATAGACAAAATActtatataaatatactGTAAAGTTTCTGAATAGAAATAATGGGAATACTTGAATGTTCTCAATTCAAAATGATTGTATACAAAACTATTAAAGTCATCAGCCAATTCACTTAAGAAACTTAATGACAGAGATATAAGAATTAGCTACAACCTCAATAACTTTAAGCTGTAGCTTCCACCTCCAAATCATTAGTAACTGTCACAGTTTCTTCAGATGATATAACCATATCAGCTTCAgttaaagttttttcttctttagaATTATATTTAGCTTCcagtttttcaatttcctGCTTGGCTTTCTCAATACGTTGTTTGGTAACAGAGTCTTGCTGCTCTTTAAAATGGGCGATACGTGACTTAAGTTGTTCAACGGCTGAATCAACTTGAGACTTAGTGAAAGGAGCAGGAACACCGACAAAATCGAATTCCTTAATAGTGCCAAAAGAAAGATTGAGTCTATCAGAATCGGCTTGATTGTTGTtgcttttgtttgattttttgggcttcgattttttaagtCCGCTAAACATGGCATCATCGGAAGACTCTTTCTTAATAATAGTTCCTTCAGGAATTGGATCCACAGTGCGAGGAGTCAAAGTTCGTggcttcaaaattttactaGAAGTATTTCCGGTTGAAACGGCATTTGTAGTAGAAGATTCGACGGGAACATGAAACACCTTTAATAAGTTTTCACAGGCAAGAATCTCTTCCGTAAAGGCAGGAATACTAGCCTCTTCTAACTTGCGTTGAGCAGCAATTCTTCTCTTCTCCTTCTCACGATTTTCACGCTCAAGACGAAACTGTTCTTGTCTTTTGGCACGTTGTTCACGTTCATAAGTACGGAATGCGCGCAATTGGGTATCGTACTCACGTTGTAAAGCTCTTCGTTGATTATATAGATCATCGAGTGCAGTCTTCTCATCATCTCTTTCTGCTATGAGCTTACGCTGATCTTTATAGTAACCGTCTTGTTGCTTACGAACCTCATCAAGCTCAGAACGGATTTCTACGAACTTGTCACTCAACTTCTTTGATTCTGAATCATTAAGTTGATCACGAAGCTCGTTAAGTTCATTTCTAATCGTATCAATACTAGTTTGAAGAGCGTTCAACTCAACGAAGCTCTTTCTAGTACGATTGCACTGAGAAATTTCACGCAGGTATTTCTTCTCATCAACAATCTTTAAAGTTCCTGAGTCAACGGCGGCTTGAAGTTGTTTAACATGTTTATCAAGCTCCACTTCTGACTTGAAAGGAACAGTTTTTTTCATGGCAGTCAACTCCTTAACCTAAAAGTATGTCAGTAAacattttgtttctttacCAAGCTCATAAAGTTTTCCAACACAAAACTTTAGTGCTTACATATATTAATGCAAAACAtaccttctttttcaaaagttcaTCTTGAGCCTTGACTTTGTTGATGAGAGTTTGCTTAGAAGAACGGATAGCTGCTTGAGCATTGCGAATATTGTCTAATTCAGCGCGAAGTTCTGCATTCTTCTCCTGCAATGAACCACCACCGCGAATGGCACCAAGCTTCTCCTTATGCTCATTCTAGTTGATTAGTTAAGATGCGAAAACTATATAAGAAACAagtgattttttgaagctttcatagttatgaaaaaaaaaaaaagcttagCCTTCAATAttcaagaatttaaaactaCTTACGAAACGCTTTTTCGCCTCGTTGATCTTAGCATCAAGCTCCTCCAAAGCCTCCTTGTGAAGAGCTTCATTAGGACGAACGGGTTTATGAGATgacatttttattaaggATTTTGTTGTTGGTGGTGGATAGTGGTGTGTGTTGAGTTGTCGTTTAACGAGTATATAACAAGGCAGATAAACTCCGTTTGTTTTGCTTCCCTAGAGTTTTCGTTCGCAGTGCTGTGAAGGAGACTACCTGtttctgaaatttttataaatagcTTTTTGTTGACGGTTATTCAGACATCGTGTGAAGAGCAGTCTAAGGAAAAGATTACGATAATACATgttatgatattttttttttatttatttaaataaactGGTAGTTTTTTGCACTCGTCCACGTATTAtgtttaatatttcaatttaaaaatcctgaattgtaaatttaGTGACCTTTATTTGCAATGTGTTGACTTGAAcgaaacaagaaaaattaatgcaTTTTTTCTCACGGATTAGCTTACCGATTAGCGGAGCATTAACATTTAATTTGGGAGGTACACAAAAACAGTTTTAAACTAAAAGTTACttgctttttaaaagcaaatagAAATATTGCAACTAGTCTTATAAAGCAACAGGATACTTCACTTATAGAAAGCGAATTTGAAAGCATAACTATCCATTCTTTTGTTACAACTATTGCATATAAGCACAAAATGTCTTTAAGTTAAATTATACATAATATCCTTTTTCTGTCACGTAAATTGTAAGTTCCTATTCAATTTCAGGCTGTGAAAAGTCCGTGAAAATAATACATCGAAGAGCTTTACAGGTTTCACAGAATATCCCGATGCTACCCATGTAATTGTTGCATACACCATTCTCAGGAAGTTTAAGAGcacaatttaaaaaactataTGAATTGAGTTCAAATTACCTTTATAGaatgaaaaacaattaatagaatttaaagtaatttaCATGGacaacaaattaaaaataactaTATACTTTGTAAAGAGTTTTGGTGTTGTTTTAGCCAAGCAGCCTATAATCCTGCATATTGCTGATTGCTGACCGGTGAATTAATCCACCGAAGGTTACTGTCTTCTCAACACCCCAAAATAATTCGGTTATTTTTCAACTCCAAGGATATGAAATCCTTTGCTAGCGAACTATCCAAACCTATTCAAAAGCCGcgtttaaaagaaatcctTAAAGAACTGCAGCATATAGGTGTTCCTTCTCCTTGCAATCTAAGATTATATCATGAGTTAATTAGTGTGATAGTGCCCACATTCTGGAATGGGAAAATTAATTCAGAAATAGATTTTCTCCTTgcaaaatgtttttctaCTCTTTTGGGCTTAAAACTGCTATGTGTTCGACTAGATAATTTTGTTCAAGAGGctaatttgcaaaacatTCATCTTGTTACAGTTTATCTTGAGCTACTGgaaaaagcatttgaatGTATAGACCTTGACGATAACTGTAAATTGATATGGGAATCTACTGTATTATCTGATCATCAAAAGCAATCTTTGTGGactgaatttatttttttcttgggAAACTTTAAAATTACTAATTCAATGTCTGCTGCAATGCTTACCTTCAAGGTTTACGATGATTCAAAACGTTTGAAGGCTTCATCAATGGCCGACTACATTGGCGTtttatcttcaaaattgGCTTGCATTATATCTAAACCTGCTGTTAAAACCCCAGAAATATATTCAAAGCTATTccattatttattacaCTCATCCAATTTAAAGGCATTCATTAACCCATTGATTCCATTAacacaaaaattttgtgtTCAGctacaaaaattatttgcaGATTTGACGGTCTCTGATCAAATGTTGTTTCTCAATCAACTTCTTCTTGAACATAATACCAAATATCCCAccaatttttcatattcCACCGCAAGAGATGATCGTATAACAGGTTCATTGGCTACATTATTAAGGCTGAACTTTTCATCCACTCACTTCCTTCGattaattgaattttattGGGGCGTCCCtacaaatttaataattaaaaggGTAGAAGTAGTTTGTTCGAGTATATCTTATAAGGAATCTGATAAAAAGGAGCTAGAAAAAACAGTGGACTCTCTGTTTAATATATGGTCAAATGCGCAATTTTTGAGGAGCTATACGCTGCTAGCTCAAGAGAGCTTAacaatatatttattactATTTATTCCGAAACTTGaagcaaaatatttgaataatCTTTCCAAATCCCTAATGTTCTCCAATGCAATATCTTGCCGTTTAGATAGTCTAGATGATGATATTCGAATGCATGGAATGATAATGGCCGAAGTAATCTCTACATATTCGGGTGTCAGCTTAAGTAACCCGTTAGCCTTTGACGTTCCAATAATGAAGACTACGAAAGCAAAAGTTCTCAAATCGTTGAGCTCACTCAAGGATGAATTTTTGCctattgaaattttgaatgacGAAAGTGTTATCGCAGAGACTTCGATAGAAAAGGAAGAGACGAATGTAACTCACTTGGAGAAGCCAGTGATTTCTAAAAACGATGACTTAATAAGGGGAGATGACTTGGAGCCTTACGATTTTCCTGATATTGACAGTGAGGACACGGACGACGATCCAACTGTCTCTAGATCCAAGACGCATTCTCCTGTGTACGTACAAGATTTGTGCAAAATGTTAAAAGACACAGAAAGTTTTGAGAAACAACGTGTTGCACTGGAAAACGCTTCTAAGTTAATAAAACGAAAGTCTGCTTTTGGAACCGAATTACGAGATCATGCAGATGAATTGTTACAAACGTTAATTTCCTTACAAAATCGATTTGACTTAATGAACTTTGATGAAATGCAAATGACTGCTATAGTGGAACTTCTGTTAACCTGTTTAGATATATGTGGTCCTGTTATTTGtacaaatttatttgttaGTGACTATTCAAT
This portion of the Schizosaccharomyces pombe strain 972h- genome assembly, chromosome: I genome encodes:
- a CDS encoding mRNP complex protein yields the protein MSSHKPVRPNEALHKEALEELDAKINEAKKRFNEHKEKLGAIRGGGSLQEKNAELRAELDNIRNAQAAIRSSKQTLINKVKAQDELLKKKVKELTAMKKTVPFKSEVELDKHVKQLQAAVDSGTLKIVDEKKYLREISQCNRTRKSFVELNALQTSIDTIRNELNELRDQLNDSESKKLSDKFVEIRSELDEVRKQQDGYYKDQRKLIAERDDEKTALDDLYNQRRALQREYDTQLRAFRTYEREQRAKRQEQFRLERENREKEKRRIAAQRKLEEASIPAFTEEILACENLLKVFHVPVESSTTNAVSTGNTSSKILKPRTLTPRTVDPIPEGTIIKKESSDDAMFSGLKKSKPKKSNKSNNNQADSDRLNLSFGTIKEFDFVGVPAPFTKSQVDSAVEQLKSRIAHFKEQQDSVTKQRIEKAKQEIEKLEAKYNSKEEKTLTEADMVISSEETVTVTNDLEVEATA
- the tel2 gene encoding TTT co-chaperone complex LRR repeat subunit Tel2; its protein translation is MKSFASELSKPIQKPRLKEILKELQHIGVPSPCNLRLYHELISVIVPTFWNGKINSEIDFLLAKCFSTLLGLKLLCVRLDNFVQEANLQNIHLVTVYLELLEKAFECIDLDDNCKLIWESTVLSDHQKQSLWTEFIFFLGNFKITNSMSAAMLTFKVYDDSKRLKASSMADYIGVLSSKLACIISKPAVKTPEIYSKLFHYLLHSSNLKAFINPLIPLTQKFCVQLQKLFADLTVSDQMLFLNQLLLEHNTKYPTNFSYSTARDDRITGSLATLLRLNFSSTHFLRLIEFYWGVPTNLIIKRVEVVCSSISYKESDKKELEKTVDSLFNIWSNAQFLRSYTLLAQESLTIYLLLFIPKLEAKYLNNLSKSLMFSNAISCRLDSLDDDIRMHGMIMAEVISTYSGVSLSNPLAFDVPIMKTTKAKVLKSLSSLKDEFLPIEILNDESVIAETSIEKEETNVTHLEKPVISKNDDLIRGDDLEPYDFPDIDSEDTDDDPTVSRSKTHSPVYVQDLCKMLKDTESFEKQRVALENASKLIKRKSAFGTELRDHADELLQTLISLQNRFDLMNFDEMQMTAIVELLLTCLDICGPVICTNLFVSDYSMRQKILILSCISLAASKFNDDDNERLFPSQLLPGNLHDQFYSPTIEKISDELERKLVFPVMSECKDYAEGPKFLQTRYISKQSEIESKKPLPKANRLSLKVDKSLFLLLTSGYMLASRKTAFIEPLFLVYYLKTLGILFFETFTSKIEGANRMLREYVDVLNEVCRLRSDTPEVNEGLLFSFLAILEISSGRTLANEFGKHLLFFEAYTKFLFESPDQGEKVKSLSAAVLILFENKLSEFRTLALEKLLDDSAPLVPERFGLAGL